From Ramlibacter agri, a single genomic window includes:
- a CDS encoding RidA family protein: protein MTQYTKPQAVLPEGWARPKGYANGVVAQGRQLFIAGMIGWDADQRFHTDDFGGQARQALQNVADVLKAAGGKGENIVRMTWYVTDKREYLAAGREVGQAFREIIGSYTIAMTAVEVKALIEDRAKVEIECTAVLPD from the coding sequence ATGACTCAATACACGAAGCCGCAGGCCGTCCTGCCGGAAGGCTGGGCGCGTCCCAAGGGCTACGCCAACGGCGTGGTGGCGCAGGGCCGCCAGCTGTTCATCGCGGGCATGATCGGCTGGGACGCCGACCAGCGCTTCCACACCGACGATTTCGGCGGCCAGGCGCGCCAGGCGCTGCAGAACGTCGCCGACGTGCTGAAGGCCGCGGGCGGAAAGGGTGAGAATATCGTCCGGATGACCTGGTACGTGACGGACAAGCGCGAATACCTGGCTGCCGGCCGCGAGGTGGGGCAGGCGTTCCGCGAGATCATCGGCAGCTACACCATCGCGATGACGGCGGTGGAGGTGAAGGCGTTGATCGAGGACCGCGCCAAGGTCGAAATCGAATGCACTGCGGTGCTTCCCGACTGA
- a CDS encoding acyl-CoA dehydrogenase family protein → MRELQHLDWPFFEESHGILAAELDNWAREHVAHIHGPDVDEACRTLVRKLGDAGWLRSAIGGAWGEQETIDTRAICLIRETLAYHNGLADFAFAMQGLGSGAISLQGTPAQKEKYLSKVARGEAIAAFALSEPDAGSDVASMQCAAHIEGDHAVLNGEKTWISNGGIADFYVVFCRTGEAPGARGISAFIVDAGTPGFEIAERIEVIAPHPLARLKFTDCRVPLTQRVGAAGEGFKVAMRTLDVFRTSVAAAALGFARRALDEALQRATTRKMFNQTLSDFQITQSKLAQMATTIDSAALLVYRAAWLRDQGSIVTKEAAMAKMAATEGAQQVIDAAVQMFGGLGVRSGEPVEQLYREIRSLRIYEGATEVQQLIIARELLKELKP, encoded by the coding sequence ATGCGCGAACTTCAGCACCTCGACTGGCCCTTCTTCGAAGAGAGCCACGGCATCCTCGCCGCCGAACTGGACAACTGGGCGCGCGAACACGTCGCGCACATCCACGGCCCCGACGTCGACGAAGCCTGCCGCACGCTGGTGCGCAAGCTGGGTGATGCCGGCTGGCTGCGCAGCGCCATCGGCGGCGCCTGGGGCGAGCAGGAAACCATCGACACGCGCGCCATCTGCCTGATCCGCGAGACGCTCGCGTATCACAACGGCCTGGCCGACTTCGCCTTTGCCATGCAGGGCCTGGGCTCGGGCGCGATCAGCCTGCAAGGCACGCCGGCACAGAAGGAGAAGTACCTGTCCAAGGTGGCGCGCGGCGAGGCGATCGCAGCCTTCGCGCTCTCGGAGCCGGATGCCGGTTCCGACGTCGCCAGCATGCAATGCGCCGCCCACATCGAGGGCGACCACGCCGTCCTGAACGGCGAAAAGACCTGGATCTCCAACGGCGGCATCGCCGATTTCTATGTGGTGTTCTGCCGCACCGGCGAGGCGCCGGGCGCGCGCGGCATATCGGCCTTCATCGTCGATGCCGGCACCCCGGGCTTCGAGATCGCCGAGCGCATCGAGGTGATCGCGCCGCACCCGCTGGCCCGCCTGAAGTTCACCGATTGCCGCGTACCGCTGACGCAGCGCGTGGGCGCGGCCGGTGAAGGCTTCAAGGTGGCGATGCGCACGCTGGACGTGTTCCGCACCTCCGTGGCCGCCGCCGCGCTGGGCTTTGCCCGCCGCGCGCTGGACGAAGCCCTGCAGCGCGCGACCACGCGCAAGATGTTCAACCAGACGCTGTCCGACTTCCAGATCACGCAGTCCAAGCTGGCGCAGATGGCGACCACCATCGACAGCGCCGCGCTGCTGGTCTACCGCGCCGCCTGGCTGCGCGACCAGGGCAGCATCGTGACGAAGGAGGCGGCCATGGCCAAGATGGCCGCCACCGAAGGCGCGCAGCAGGTCATCGACGCCGCCGTGCAGATGTTCGGCGGCCTGGGCGTCAGGAGCGGGGAGCCGGTGGAACAGCTGTACCGGGAAATCCGCAGCCTGCGCATCTACGAAGGCGCCACCGAGGTGCAGCAGCTGATCATCGCGCGCGAATTGCTGAAGGAACTGAAGCCATGA
- a CDS encoding enoyl-CoA hydratase family protein, which produces MNASTDRVDPALVAGNRRQLAGYRAEHFLWEVKEGVGTITLNRPDRKNPLTFDSYAELRDLFGQLKYATDVHAVVVTGAGGNFCSGGDVHEIIGPLVKLQAPELLMFTRMTGDLVKTMRACPQPIISAIDGVCAGAGAIVAMASDLRLGTARSKTAFLFNRVGLAGCDMGACAMLPRIIGQGRASELLYTGRSLGGEEGERWGFFNRLCTPEALLEEAQKLASQLCEGPTFANGITKTMLHQEWAMTLEQAIESEAQAQALCMLTQDFTRAYEAFVAKQKPKFEGN; this is translated from the coding sequence ATGAACGCTTCAACTGACCGCGTCGACCCCGCGCTGGTCGCAGGCAACCGCAGGCAGCTGGCGGGCTACCGCGCCGAGCATTTCCTCTGGGAGGTGAAGGAAGGCGTGGGGACCATCACGCTGAACCGCCCGGACCGCAAGAACCCGCTGACCTTCGATTCGTACGCGGAACTGCGCGACCTGTTCGGCCAGCTGAAATACGCGACCGACGTCCACGCGGTGGTGGTCACTGGCGCCGGCGGCAACTTCTGCTCCGGCGGTGACGTGCACGAGATCATCGGCCCGTTGGTGAAGCTGCAGGCGCCCGAGCTGCTGATGTTCACGCGCATGACGGGCGACCTGGTGAAGACCATGCGCGCCTGCCCGCAGCCCATCATCTCCGCCATCGACGGTGTCTGCGCCGGTGCCGGCGCCATCGTCGCCATGGCATCGGACCTGCGCCTGGGCACGGCCCGCAGCAAGACAGCCTTCCTGTTCAACCGCGTCGGCCTGGCCGGCTGCGACATGGGCGCCTGCGCGATGTTGCCGCGGATCATCGGCCAGGGCCGCGCGAGCGAGCTGCTGTACACCGGCCGTTCGCTGGGCGGCGAGGAGGGCGAGCGCTGGGGCTTCTTCAATCGCCTGTGCACGCCCGAGGCGCTGCTCGAGGAAGCGCAGAAGCTGGCGAGCCAGCTCTGCGAAGGTCCCACCTTCGCCAACGGCATCACCAAGACCATGCTGCACCAGGAATGGGCCATGACCCTCGAGCAGGCGATCGAGTCCGAGGCGCAGGCCCAGGCGCTGTGCATGCTCACGCAGGACTTCACGCGCGCCTACGAGGCCTTCGTGGCGAAGCAGAAGCCGAAGTTCGAGGGCAACTGA